TCCATTGTCTGATCAGGATTTCATCATCGGAAAGCAGATTATCGGAAGTTTAGATGATGATGGCTACCTGCGGAGACCGGTTACCTCCATGATCGATGACCTTGCCTTCTCCCAAAATGCGATGGTTGAAGAAGAGGATGTGCTGGAAATGCTTAAAGTGATCCAAAGTTTTGATCCTCCGGGAATTGCGGCAAGGGACCTTCAGGAATGCCTGACACTCCAGCTAAAACGCAAAGATCCTGCAAATCCGATCATACAGAAAGCCATTGTGATCGTAGAAAATTACCTGGATGAATTTACCAGAAAACACTACGATAAACTGGAAAAATCATTGGGACTGAACAGTGATGACCTCAAAGAAATTATTGCGGAAATACTCAGGTTAAACCCAAAACCGGGAGATTCCAATCAGGTGACCACCAAACAATTGCAGGTCATCCCTGATTTTCATGTTTCCAACAATGACGGAACATTAATTCTGACACTCAATTCAAAAAACGCTCCTGAACTCCGGGTCAGCCGTTCTTATATCGATATGTTTGACCACTATGATAAAGCTGCCCAGAAAGATAAAAAACTAAAAGAAGCAGTACAGTTTGTCAAACAAAAACTCGATTCTGCAAAATGGTTTATTGACGCCATCAAGCAAAGACAGCAAACCTTATTAAAGACCATGAATGCCATCATGCAATACCAGTATGAATACCTGCTTACTGGTGATGAGCGTAAAATGCGCCCCATGATCTTAAAAGATATTGCAGATAAAATTGATATGGATATCTCTACCGTTTCCAGGGTAGCGAACTCTAAATATGTGCAGACAGAATTTGGAACGTTCCTGTTGAAATCGTTCTTCTCTGAAGCCATTCAAACCGAAAGTGGTGAAGAAGTATCCAATAAAGAGGTTAAGAAAATTCTGGAAGACTGTATCGGCAACGAAGATAAACGTAAGCCGCTGGCAGATGAAAAACTAACAGAAATCCTCAAAGAGCAAGGTTACAATATCGCCAGAAGAACAGTTGCAAAATACAGGGAGCAGATGAACATTCCTGTTGCACGCTTAAGAAAAGAATTATAGGCTCCGGCCTCATTGCATCATGGTTTCCTTCTTTAATTATTCCTGTTAAGGAAGCCATGGTCTTTTTTATTCCTGTCACAGCCGATCAGCTATCCAGGTTCCCCCTCAATAAATCTTCAAGTTTTTTATTTGCTTCAATCAGGCTCGCTGTCAGGTCTTTATTCTCTTTTCTAAGCATATAAAGTTCAAATGCCTTCTCAATGTTAATCCTCAGGTCATCTTCCATCCAGGGCTTTTGAATATAGCGGTAAACCTGACCTTTATTAATGGCGTCAATAACCGCATTAATATCTGCATAGCCGGTAAGCAAAATGCGGATAGGGTCCGGAAAATCAGGAATAACAGATTCCAGAAATTCAATCCCTGTAGTAACCGGCATTCTTTGATCGGTAACGATCACATGAATATCTTCTGACTCTAAAACCTGTCTGCCCTCTACCGCTGAGTTGGCCGTAAAAACATTAAACTTACGTCTGAAACTAGCTTTGAAAGCGTTTAGGTTATGGACCTCATCATCAACATAGAGAACGTTTGCAGAAGTGTCAGAATTCATAGAATTTAGCCTTTTTTTTGTTAAATATATTTGAATTATTATGAACAAAAAAACTATTTAATGAGAAAAATCTCAACGGATTTATTTCTTAAATAATTACACTAAAACGTATTAAAATGTTATTAAAGCACCTTAAAATAAAGAAATCATCAAAAAAATACTTAAGTTAAGAAATTAGTTTCTGACGAAGCATAAATTCTAACTGTTCGTTTACAATCAATAACTTTTCTGTAAGCTCTTTATTTTCCTTTCTCAGTTGAAAAACTTCAAAAGCTTTTTCAATATATAGCTTCAACTCATCTTCCTGCCATGGTTTAGTAATGTACAGGTATACCTGCCCCTTGTTGATGGCATCAATAACCGCAGCTATATCTGCGTAGCCCGTAAGTAAAATGCGGATGGGATCCGGATAAGCTTCCAGAATAGATTCCAAAAACTCCACTCCCGTCATTTGTGGCATCCGTTGATCTGTAATAATAATCTGAATGGGATGCGCTGCTAATATGGGCATTGCTTCTTTAGCTGACTCGGCTGTAAAGACGTTGAACGATCGTCTAAATGATGCTTTAAACGCGTTGAGGTTATGTATCTCGTCATCGACATACAAAATATTTACTAGCTGATCCTCCATATAAAACAAAATTAATCAAAAGTGCTAAATACATCGTTAAAAAAAGAAGTATATGTCTCAACATATACTATTTTTGCAGATCATAAATAAACTGTATTAAAGATGTTAGTACTTGAGAACCTGATAAAAGAAGATTTCACCTCCTGTGAACCGCAATTCTTTAGAATTTATCAACAGCAGGATAAAGACGCACTTGAAGCCTTATTAAAGAATAAACCATACCTCAAAATACATGACGAGATAGAGACCCAACTGGATGATCTTATCAAATCAAAACATCCCAAAAAGAAGCCCGAGCCCGAAGAGATGGAGGCCTTGAAAATCCAGCATATCGGAAATTTATCAAAACTTGAATACGGAGTATGGGTATATTATCCCTGGTCTGAACGTTTGGTACACCTGCTGGATGAAGAGGAGTTTATAGCCGTAAGGACGAACAGGAATATTTACAAAATAACCCCGGAGGAACGCGATATCCTGGGCAAACAGAAAATTGGTGTGGTAGGTCTTTCTGTAGGCCAGTCGATCTCTATTACCATGGCCATGGAAAGAGGGTTCGGTGAAATCAGGCTCGCTGATTTCGACCTGCTCGAACTCACCAACCTGAACCGGATCAGAACAGGCGTACAAAATTTAGGCATCAAAAAAGTCGTGCTGGTGGCCAGAGAAATCAAAGAAATAGATCCCTTTTTAAAAGTGGTTTGTTTTGACGAGGGCATGACGGAAGAGAATATGGACCGCTTCTTTACTGAAGGTGGCAATCTGGATATTGTTGTGGACGAATGTGATGGTCTGGATATTAAAATTTTACTCAGACACAAAGCTAAAGCATTAGGTATTCCGGTGGTACAGGACATGAGCGACCGCGGGACGCTGGATGTAGAGCGTTTTGACCTGGAGCCCGATCGCCCGATCCTCCATGGATGGATCGATCACCTGGATCACACTCAGGTTAAATACCTGAAAACAAACGAAGAAAAAGTTCCGTTTCTATTGGCAATGATCGGTGTGGACACCTTATCAAACCGACTGAAAGCTTCTATGGTGGAAGTTGGACAATCGATCACGACCTGGCCGCAACTGGCTTCGGCAGTAGCCCTGGGTGGTGCACTCGGTGCGGATGTCTGCAGACGCATCAGTCTGAAGCAATACACAGAATCGGGCCGTTACTTTGTTGACCTGGAAGAACTGATCGGAGATAAAAATAAAGCCAGAGACAGCGATTATGAAGTGGTTGATTACAAAGCCGATGAACTGACTGAAGACGAAATCAATCAGGCCATCGCAGCAATCAGTGCTAAAGAATCGGAATCTCAGCTTTTAAATGACGACCAGGTAGAACGACTGGTTTCTGCAGCGGCAATTGCACCTTCAGCAGGTAACAATCAACCCTGGAAATGGGTTGCCCGCTCCGGAAAACTATACCTTTTCCATGATGAAAAACACTCGGTATCCTGGGGAGATTTCGACAACATCACTTCCAATATTGCTTTTGGAACTGCTATTGAGAA
This region of Pedobacter steynii genomic DNA includes:
- a CDS encoding response regulator, which gives rise to MEDQLVNILYVDDEIHNLNAFKASFRRSFNVFTAESAKEAMPILAAHPIQIIITDQRMPQMTGVEFLESILEAYPDPIRILLTGYADIAAVIDAINKGQVYLYITKPWQEDELKLYIEKAFEVFQLRKENKELTEKLLIVNEQLEFMLRQKLIS
- a CDS encoding response regulator; the protein is MNSDTSANVLYVDDEVHNLNAFKASFRRKFNVFTANSAVEGRQVLESEDIHVIVTDQRMPVTTGIEFLESVIPDFPDPIRILLTGYADINAVIDAINKGQVYRYIQKPWMEDDLRINIEKAFELYMLRKENKDLTASLIEANKKLEDLLRGNLDS
- the rpoN gene encoding RNA polymerase factor sigma-54, with translation MLKQHLQQKLLQKLSPQQIQFIKLLQVPTVALDTRIKEELEENPALEDPSLMIADEPKGEYDDLNDTPDDFDAGAKEENTDEFNVDDYLQDDTQNDYSTSYNNDDDEEKKETPIAIESTFFESLQEQLDLVPLSDQDFIIGKQIIGSLDDDGYLRRPVTSMIDDLAFSQNAMVEEEDVLEMLKVIQSFDPPGIAARDLQECLTLQLKRKDPANPIIQKAIVIVENYLDEFTRKHYDKLEKSLGLNSDDLKEIIAEILRLNPKPGDSNQVTTKQLQVIPDFHVSNNDGTLILTLNSKNAPELRVSRSYIDMFDHYDKAAQKDKKLKEAVQFVKQKLDSAKWFIDAIKQRQQTLLKTMNAIMQYQYEYLLTGDERKMRPMILKDIADKIDMDISTVSRVANSKYVQTEFGTFLLKSFFSEAIQTESGEEVSNKEVKKILEDCIGNEDKRKPLADEKLTEILKEQGYNIARRTVAKYREQMNIPVARLRKEL
- a CDS encoding Rv1355c family protein, which codes for MLVLENLIKEDFTSCEPQFFRIYQQQDKDALEALLKNKPYLKIHDEIETQLDDLIKSKHPKKKPEPEEMEALKIQHIGNLSKLEYGVWVYYPWSERLVHLLDEEEFIAVRTNRNIYKITPEERDILGKQKIGVVGLSVGQSISITMAMERGFGEIRLADFDLLELTNLNRIRTGVQNLGIKKVVLVAREIKEIDPFLKVVCFDEGMTEENMDRFFTEGGNLDIVVDECDGLDIKILLRHKAKALGIPVVQDMSDRGTLDVERFDLEPDRPILHGWIDHLDHTQVKYLKTNEEKVPFLLAMIGVDTLSNRLKASMVEVGQSITTWPQLASAVALGGALGADVCRRISLKQYTESGRYFVDLEELIGDKNKARDSDYEVVDYKADELTEDEINQAIAAISAKESESQLLNDDQVERLVSAAAIAPSAGNNQPWKWVARSGKLYLFHDEKHSVSWGDFDNITSNIAFGTAIENIKLEAGKSGLEASYLAFPNPENKRLVAAFSFHQTNTAYASKLAAGMAIRLTNRKQGSKEPVKAEVVASLKTAASLGSQAQLQVIQEEHQINRIADIVAGVERIRFLYPQGHHDFYTKEIRWTPEAVNETKDGLDILSLELSESDKTGLKVAANPEVIKLLNRWGGGAAFENLSRKAIRTSSAIGLITMPSYEAENFIKGGEAVQRVWIDANLNGLSFHPISAPLFLFARLNHGNGEGLNQKMTEELSKYEKDLLQIFPILGDKQGIFMFRLSHASAPTVRALRKPLKDILQFI